The Candidatus Poribacteria bacterium DNA window TTGCCGAAACGATGTCATCGCCGAAAAATCCAGCCTCTATGATGACGTTGCCGTCTGGATGCACAATTTTCGAGTTGCCGTGTGATGCCCCCGTTGCCCCTAAATCATCTGGATTTGCGGGTGTGTTCGCCATCAGGAGATAGATACCGTTTTCCGTCGCACGTGAGATCGGCATGGCGCGGTAAGCGGAGAGTTTATACTCTGCCAACAATCCGGCTTCACACGAGCAGAAGATACAGAGTTGCGCACCCATCGCCGCCGGCAGTTTGACCAATTCTGGATAGCGGACATCGTGGCAGATGATGAAACAGCATGCAACGCCAGCGAGTTCCACAATCGGTAGTGGACCGCTATTGTTCGTACACCACTGTTCTCCAGCGAGAAAGGTTTTGCCATAACGGTATTTGAGCGTCCCCTGCGGATCGAAAATCGCGAGGTCATTGTGCCAGTTATCTCCATCGTGATGCGCGGAGCCGACAATAACGGCTATCCCGTGCTGACGCGCAGCCTCGGCAATTTTAGCTTCAGCCTCTTTAAAAACCTGGGGCGAGATATGTTCCCAATAATCCGTCCGACAACAGTAACCGAACAGACATCCTTCAGGGAACGCCGCAATCTGAATCTCCAACTCTGC harbors:
- a CDS encoding carbon-nitrogen hydrolase family protein, whose protein sequence is MINYGLYYKIAACQLLTSEDVSANTAKVLQQIEACAELEIQIAAFPEGCLFGYCCRTDYWEHISPQVFKEAEAKIAEAARQHGIAVIVGSAHHDGDNWHNDLAIFDPQGTLKYRYGKTFLAGEQWCTNNSGPLPIVELAGVACCFIICHDVRYPELVKLPAAMGAQLCIFCSCEAGLLAEYKLSAYRAMPISRATENGIYLLMANTPANPDDLGATGASHGNSKIVHPDGNVIIEAGFFGDDIVSATINLSQATGSQAKRTAKEDTILREWFQQGCGFVVKV